A genomic stretch from Telopea speciosissima isolate NSW1024214 ecotype Mountain lineage chromosome 7, Tspe_v1, whole genome shotgun sequence includes:
- the LOC122668907 gene encoding periodic tryptophan protein 2 translates to MNFRFQNLLGAPYRGGNAVISGNSLLISPVGNRVSITDLIKSETVTLPCESSSNISRIAVSPDRNFLLTLDENNRCQFINLRRRVVLHRMSFKKPVSAIKFSPDGALIAIGVGKLLQIWRSPGFRKEFFPFQLIRTFADCDASVTALDWSPDSDYVLVGSKDLTVRLLCLKRLGGFKKPFLFLGHRDTIVGAFFYMDKLNKVSRVYTISRDCSVFSWTYSGSEGRTDGLNGEFLDPPSLGTLEQRAPGDAKGDMDGLDSDNVKKRKALDGSADNLNEEYEFPLHGGKWELSRKDNCMQAPAKLTACDYHRALDIVVVGFSNGVFGLYQMPDFVCIHLLSISREKISTAVFNELGNWLTFGCAKLGQLLVWEWRSESYILKQQGHYFDVNCLAYSSDSQLLATGADDNKVKVWTVSSGSCFVTFSEHTNAVTALLFMAGNHCLLSASLDGTVRAWDMFRYRNFRTFTTPSPRQFVSLASDQSGEVICAGTLDSFEIFVWSMKTGRLLDVLSGHEGPVHGLMFSPSSAILASSSWDKSVRLWDVFEGKGAVETFPHTHDVLTVVYRPDGKQLASSTLDGQIHFWDPIDGLLMFTIEGRRDIAGGRLMTDRRSAANSSSGKCFTTLCYSADGSCILAGGSSKYICMYDVVDQVLLRRFRITHNLSLDGVLDYLNSKKMTEAGPLDLIDDDNSDVEEGIDKQTRGKLGYDLPGSMPNRGRPVIRTKCLRIAPTGRFWAAATTEGVLVYSIDESFIFDPTDLDMDVTPEAVDDALDDDQPQRALLLSLRLNEDTLIKKCIVSVKPVDIKAVALSIPFKYLQRLIEAFADLLESCPHLEFILRWCEELCTVHGHSIQQNSRSLTPALRSLQKSITRLHQDLADTCSSNQYLLQYLCSMRSKN, encoded by the exons ATGAATTTTCGATTTCAGAACCTTCTTGGTGCTCCTTACAGAGGTGGAAATGCTGTCATTTCCGGTAACAGTCTCCTCATCTCTCCTGTTGGCAACCGTGTCTCTATCACCGACCTTATAAAATCAGAGACTGTGACTCTGCCATGCGAGAGCTCCTCCAACATCTCCCGGATCGCCGTCTCTCCTGACCGCAACTTTCTCCTAACACTAGACGAAAACAATAGATGTCAGTTTATCAATCTTCGTCGTCGCGTAGTTCTTCATCGTATGTCGTTTAAGAAGCCTGTCTCGGCAATCAAGTTCAGCCCTGATGGAGCCTTAATCGCTATTGGTGTCGGTAAATTGCTCCAGATATGGAGATCTCCTGGTTTTCGGAAGGAATTCTTTCCGTTTCAGTTGATTCGAACTTTCGCTGATTGTGATGCCTCTGTCACGGCCTTAGATTGGAGCCCGGATTCTGACTATGTTCTTGTTGGTTCAAAGGATTTGACGGTGAGACTTCTCTGCTTGAAAAGATTGGGTGGGTTTAAGAAGCCATTTTTGTTTCTAGGGCATAGGGATACCATTGTAGGTGCCTTTTTCTACATGGACAAGTTGAACAAGGTTTCTAGGGTTTATACAATTTCACGTGACTGCTCAGTTTTCAGTTGGACTTATAGTGGTAGTGAAGGTAGAACTGATGGTTTGAATGGGGAATTTTTAGATCCTCCTTCTCTGGGCACTCTGGAGCAGAGAGCTCCAGGGGATGCTAAAGGAGATATGGATGGTTTGGATAGTGATAATGTTAAGAAAAGGAAGGCGTTGGATGGTAGTGCTGATAATTTGAATGAAGAATATGAATTTCCTCTTCATGGAGGTAAATGGGAGTTGTCTAGAAAGGACAATTGTATGCAGGCACCAGCAAAATTGACAGCTTGTGACTATCACCGTGCTCTTGATATTGTTGTAGTGGGGTTCTCGAATGGTGTCTTTGGGCTCTATCAGATGCCTGATTTCGTCTGCATCCACTTGCTTTCTATATCAAGGGAGAAGATATCAACTGCAGTTTTTAATGAGCTTGGTAACTGGTTAACATTTGGCTGTGCAAAACTAGGGCAGTTGCTTGTATGGGAGTGGCGGTCAGAGAGTTATATCTTGAAACAACAAGGGCATTACTTTGATGTGAACTGTCTGGCGTATTCATCTGACTCACAACTCTTGGCTACTGGAGCTGACGATAATAAAGTCAAG GTGTGGACAGTTTCATCAGGTTCTTGTTTTGTGACTTTCTCTGAGCATACTAATGCTGTCACTGCACTCCTCTTTATGGCTGGCAATCATTGTTTATTGAGTGCATCTCTAGATGGCACTGTTCGTGCCTGGGACATGTTCCGTTATCGGAACTTTAGGACATTTACTACTCCATCTCCCAGGCAGTTTGTTTCTTTGGCTTCAGATCAGAGTGGTGAAGTAATTTGTGCTGGAACTCTGGATTCATTTGAG ATTTTTGTTTGGTCAATGAAGACTGGCCGCTTGTTGGATGTTCTTAGTGGTCATGAAGGGCCTGTCCATGGTTTGATGTTTTCTCCTTCAAGT GCAATCCTAGCTTCATCGTCGTGGGACAAAAGTGTTCGGTTGTGGGATGTTTTTGAAGGAAAAGGTGCTGTTGAGACATTTCCTCACACACATGATGTTCTTACAGTGGTTTATCGCCCAGATGGAAAGCAGTTAGCAAGCAGCACATTAGATGGTCAAATCCACTTTTGGGATCCTATTGATGGTCTGCTAATGTTCACAATTGAGGGCCGAAGGGACATTGCTGGTGGACGTCTCATGACTGATCGAAGATCTGCAGCAAACTCAAGTTCGGGAAAGTGTTTCACAACCTTATGTTACTCTGCTGATGGGAGTTGCATTTTAGCTGGTGGGAGCAGCAAATACATTTGTATGTATGATGTTGTAGATCAG GTCCTGCTGCGTAGGTTTCGGATAACCCACAATCTCTCTTTGGATGGAGTTTTAGACTATTTAAACTCCAAGAAGATGACTGAGGCTGGTCCTTTAGATTTGATTGATGATGACAATAGTGATGTAGAGGAAGGCATTGATAAGCAAACCCGAGGGAAGTTGGGCTATGACTTGCCTGGGTCTATGCCGAACCGTGGAAGGCCTGTAATTCGGACAAAATGCTTGAGGATAGCACCGACTGGCAGGTTTTGGGCAGCTGCAACAACAGAGGGAGTCTTGGTGTATTCAATAGACGAATCCTTTATATTTGATCCCACTGATCTTGACATGGATGTTACACCTGAG GCAGTTGATGATGCTCTTGATGACGATCAACCTCAGAGGGCACTATTGCTCAGCCTCCGTCTGAATGAAGACACTCtaataaaaaaatgcattgtTTCTGTAAAGCCAGTGGATATAAAAGCAGTTGCTTTATCGATCCCTTTCAAATATTTGCAGAGGCTAATTGAGGCATTTGCAGATCTTCTAGAAAGCTGTCCACATTTGGAGTTCATTCTTAGATGGTGTGAG GAGCTCTGCACAGTTCATGGTCACTCTATTCAACAGAATTCCAGAAGTTTGACTCCGGCTTTAAGGTCATTGCAGAAGTCCATTACAAGATTGCATCAGGATCTGGCGGATACTTGCTCCTCCAATCAGTATTTGCTTCAATATTTATGCTCAATGCGCagcaaaaattga